One Scyliorhinus canicula chromosome 12, sScyCan1.1, whole genome shotgun sequence genomic region harbors:
- the prr11 gene encoding proline-rich protein 11 isoform X1: MPKLSQRHRKWKTMRKRQAMEKAWNDSRRSLLARNKRNVCKAKPIIAETAGKKKIPASISNSFQHECVPNRLTSLVNVKNMLNPLKAAISSLYNWWLNSIGQGLDVVKDILFPSRVYLRELNALRQHMEILEKELTQLHKIVDVNLASNNAKAADTCSCRKYIDFSASPAKIPVWPVQPIISRRMLLETFGALPTPAPTPPPPPPPPPPPLPPPSVFVQKPLQIQRKSRSENSLQTLSDKIGRLPSITMKDLLKVKLKKTADRFELKKTVPERIDGPLPVTVKDLLEVKLRKTQNKLEEPEINTPKKERSPLVTISDLQGFNLRAKANRLPRSAKMITTLNKPVLDLRQRLKKVAIERSPGGTPLYKENRDTGTGLTPVMTQALKRKFEMAHPKSPPCCLSPNTSFDDQIAS, translated from the exons ATGCCCAAGTTGAGTCAGCGCCACAGGAAATGGAAAACCATGAGAAAGCGGCAAGCAATGGAAAAGGCATGGAACGATAGTAGGCGAAGTCTACTGGCAAGAAACAAAAGGAATGTATGCAAGGCAAAACCAATTATTGCCGAAACAGCAGG GAAGAAGAAAATACCAGCATCTATTAGCAATTCCTTCCAGCATGAGTGTGTTCCCAACAGGCTCACTTCTTTAGTGAATGTGAAGAACATGCTGAATCCTCTTAAGGCTGCAATTTCCTCCTTGTACAACTGGTGGCTGAACAGCATTGGACag GGTTTAGATGTAGTGAAAGACATATTATTTCCTTCTCGTGTTTACttgagggagctgaatgcactgcgGCAACACATGGAAATACTGGAGAAGGAACTAACACAATTGCACAAAATCGTCGATGTAAACCTG GCGTCTAATAACGCAAAAGCTGCTGACACGTGTTCCTGTCGAAAGTATATTGATTTCTCCGCAAGTCCTGCAAAAATACCAGTGTGGCCAGTCCAGCCAATCATTAGTCGTCGAATGCTGCTGGAAACATTTGGGGCCCTGCCTACTCCAGCTccgacaccccctcctccacctccgccaccccctcctccactgcctcctccctctgtgtttgtACAGAAACCTCTACAGATTCAGCGAAAGTCTAGGAGTGAGAACTCTTTGCAA ACTCTCTCTGACAAAATTGGCAGACTACCGTCCATAACTATGAAAGATTTACTTAAAGTAAAGCTCAAGAAGACTGCAGACAGATTTGAATTAAAAAAG ACTGTTCCTGAGAGGATAGATGGACCATTACCTGTGACTGTAAAAGATTTACTTGAGGTGAAACTGAGGAAGACCCAGAACAAATTAGAAGAACCAGAG ATAAATACACCAAAAAAAGAAAGATCTCCTTTAGTCACAATCTCTGATCTACAAGGCTTTAATTTGCGGGCAAAAGCTAACCGACTACCAAGATCAGCAAAAATGAT aaCCACTCTAAATAAACCTGTACTGGACCTTCGGCAGCGTCTAAAGAAAGTAGCTATAGAAAG GAGCCCTGGTGGAACACCTCTCTATAAGGAgaacagagacactgggacaggaCTGACGCCAGTTATGACACAAGCGCTAAAACGGAAATTTGAG ATGGCTCATCCCAAAAGTCCTCCTTGCTGCCTCTCTCCAAACACCAGCTTTGATGATCAAATTGCAAGCTAA
- the prr11 gene encoding proline-rich protein 11 isoform X2, which yields MPKLSQRHRKWKTMRKRQAMEKAWNDSRRSLLARNKRNVCKAKPIIAETAGKKKIPASISNSFQHECVPNRLTSLVNVKNMLNPLKAAISSLYNWWLNSIGQGLDVVKDILFPSRVYLRELNALRQHMEILEKELTQLHKIVDVNLASNNAKAADTCSCRKYIDFSASPAKIPVWPVQPIISRRMLLETFGALPTPAPTPPPPPPPPPPPLPPPSVFVQKPLQIQRKSRSENSLQTLSDKIGRLPSITMKDLLKVKLKKTADRFELKKINTPKKERSPLVTISDLQGFNLRAKANRLPRSAKMITTLNKPVLDLRQRLKKVAIERSPGGTPLYKENRDTGTGLTPVMTQALKRKFEMAHPKSPPCCLSPNTSFDDQIAS from the exons ATGCCCAAGTTGAGTCAGCGCCACAGGAAATGGAAAACCATGAGAAAGCGGCAAGCAATGGAAAAGGCATGGAACGATAGTAGGCGAAGTCTACTGGCAAGAAACAAAAGGAATGTATGCAAGGCAAAACCAATTATTGCCGAAACAGCAGG GAAGAAGAAAATACCAGCATCTATTAGCAATTCCTTCCAGCATGAGTGTGTTCCCAACAGGCTCACTTCTTTAGTGAATGTGAAGAACATGCTGAATCCTCTTAAGGCTGCAATTTCCTCCTTGTACAACTGGTGGCTGAACAGCATTGGACag GGTTTAGATGTAGTGAAAGACATATTATTTCCTTCTCGTGTTTACttgagggagctgaatgcactgcgGCAACACATGGAAATACTGGAGAAGGAACTAACACAATTGCACAAAATCGTCGATGTAAACCTG GCGTCTAATAACGCAAAAGCTGCTGACACGTGTTCCTGTCGAAAGTATATTGATTTCTCCGCAAGTCCTGCAAAAATACCAGTGTGGCCAGTCCAGCCAATCATTAGTCGTCGAATGCTGCTGGAAACATTTGGGGCCCTGCCTACTCCAGCTccgacaccccctcctccacctccgccaccccctcctccactgcctcctccctctgtgtttgtACAGAAACCTCTACAGATTCAGCGAAAGTCTAGGAGTGAGAACTCTTTGCAA ACTCTCTCTGACAAAATTGGCAGACTACCGTCCATAACTATGAAAGATTTACTTAAAGTAAAGCTCAAGAAGACTGCAGACAGATTTGAATTAAAAAAG ATAAATACACCAAAAAAAGAAAGATCTCCTTTAGTCACAATCTCTGATCTACAAGGCTTTAATTTGCGGGCAAAAGCTAACCGACTACCAAGATCAGCAAAAATGAT aaCCACTCTAAATAAACCTGTACTGGACCTTCGGCAGCGTCTAAAGAAAGTAGCTATAGAAAG GAGCCCTGGTGGAACACCTCTCTATAAGGAgaacagagacactgggacaggaCTGACGCCAGTTATGACACAAGCGCTAAAACGGAAATTTGAG ATGGCTCATCCCAAAAGTCCTCCTTGCTGCCTCTCTCCAAACACCAGCTTTGATGATCAAATTGCAAGCTAA